One genomic window of Heptranchias perlo isolate sHepPer1 chromosome 12, sHepPer1.hap1, whole genome shotgun sequence includes the following:
- the cdkn1cb gene encoding cyclin-dependent kinase inhibitor 1B: MSSVQQQLSSGSLERMAARRTYPLHARTAVCRSLFGPIDHDELRRETKSKLREIGERDRRKWNFNFDTDTPLEGGEYEWEEGDDAPAFYRESVQRGKVRLQCPAHEPCNSDTDSSGGSVGLDSRDSPEIVNRLLGLESKEINQENRSDNLHSGIKAGRPPCIRKRGSTARITDFFAKRKKTIGSKGSSENGSLSVVPGEQTPRKRIR; the protein is encoded by the exons ATGTCCAGCGTGCAGCAGCAGCTCTCCAGCGGGAGCCTGGAGAGGATGGCGGCCAGGAGGACGTACCCGCTCCACGCCAGGACGGCCGTCTGCAGGAGCCTCTTCGGACCCATCGACCACGACGAGCTGCGCCGGGAGACTAAGAGCAAGCTGCGGGAGATCGGCGAGAGGGACCGGAGGAAGTGGAATTTCAACTTCGACACCGACACCCCGCTGGAAGGAGGGGAGTACGAGTGGGAAGAAGGCGACGACGCGCCCGCTTTCTACCGGGAGAGCGTCCAGAGGGGAAAGGTCCGACTGCAGTGCCCGGCTCACGAACCCTGCAACTCGGACACCGACAGCAGCGGGGGTTCCGTCGGCCTCGACAGCAGGGATTCGCCCGAGATCGTCAACCGGTTGTTAGGGCTGGAAAGCAAGGAGATTAACCAGGAAAACCGATCGGATAACTTGCACTCAGGAATTAAAGCAGGCAGACCGCCGTGCATTCGGAAAAGGGGGTCCACGGCTCGCATCACAG ATTTCTTCGCCAAGCGAAAGAAGACGATCGGATCTAAAGGTTCCAGTGAAAACGGGTCTCTTTCTGTGGTGCCGGGGGAACAGACTCCACGCAAGAGAATacgataa